Proteins from a single region of Echeneis naucrates chromosome 14, fEcheNa1.1, whole genome shotgun sequence:
- the tmprss15 gene encoding enteropeptidase codes for MRRRLSSLEFFFCTIICLLLICCVALVVVSWISLRPEGAAEPVLLKGQMRITEGVEFSEQLRNSSSRTFKSLAFDVQQLVSEALTRSDLRWIYRSCQVSNFSPGSVAVTFNLWFNELIDVKEVEQQLGAGLQAAEDRGLVIDRNSIQITEKLDETTVTPTKVTPTVTCPPHQDSCTDGLMCIPINQFCDGVDDCDNTSDEDAARCATSCDGQFVLRGPRGSFRSHDSETYNSSSMCRWIIRVDPGLSVEISFHHFETEENFDTVKLYEGVGALKVLTVELSGSSPPGTVWLLTEQSTVEFISDDINNLSGFKATYSAANMSSLTNHEKLTCTFEPGMCFWRQWRDHDDGEWIRTSGSTFPPLTGPSADHTLGNSSGFYIVTPPSPGQWTKSFRIYSLPLTPSTQPVCLSFWYHMFGEEVHRLRILLLPAVVFQRDGNYGDSWNYGQVTLNLTTETKVVFEALKNEGLRNDIALDDITLTSGSCGPAPPEPTKVPLPTTMAPLPADCGGPFELWEPNSTLSSPNYPHSYGNKAQCLWTLHTVEGLNIQLHFMDFDVEATFDVVEVRDGAGPNSTLLAVLTDSGHARDLFSTTSQMTVWFYTDDSGHGRGFRANFTSGVNLGSPAPCAAGQFQCRTGNCIHGNSQCDAVIDCPDASDEAYCVVLEANGSRLQVQLHSELFTVCADTWTNRLSDFTCQYLGHRTGMGLLLPALPSDSPFTSIKVTNNGTLETTVSETCDNVILLTCNDQPCGQVSNVARVRDPNPSPNPDQSEQRKPGEGEVRVVGGTDAVKGAWPWIVSLQWRGRHVCGASLIGRDWLLTAAHCVYGKNVHLQFWSAVLGLHAHSDMNSEDVQTRLVDHIVINREYNRRSKQADIAMMHLQQPVNFTKNIQPVCLPAEGQDIMPGRKCFIAGWGRVAEQGSLPDILQEAQVPLMVQDQCQRQLPEYTITSSMLCAGYSEGGIDSCQGDSGGPLMCLDDGHWTQIGVISFGIGCARPQRPGVYARVSAFTSWIIQTRRATSPSLIL; via the exons ATGCGACGCCGCTTGTCATCCCTGGAGTTCTTCTTCTGCACCATTATCTGCCTGTTACTGATTTGCTGCGTTGCACTTGTGGTGGTCTCATGGATCAGCCTGAGACCTGAAG GTGCTGCTGAGCCAGTGTTGCTGAAGGGCCAGATGCGGATCACAGAGGGGGTCGAGTTCTCAGAACAGCTCAGGAACTCCAGCAGTCGGACCTTCAAATCTTTGGCCTTTGATGTCCAGCAACTG GTGTCGGAGGCACTCACCCGCTCTGACCTTAGGTGGATCTACAGGTCCTGTCAGGTGTCAAACTTCAG TCCAGGCAGTGTGgctgtgacctttaacctctggTTTAATGAGCTGATCGATGTGAAGgaagtggagcagcagctgggggcggggcttcaggcggcagaggacagaggactgGTGATTGACAGAAACAGTATTCAgatcacag AGAAACTGGATGAGACAACGGTCACTCCGACGAAGGTCACTCCCACAG TCACATGTCCTCCTCATCAGGACTCCTGCACTGATGGATTGATGTGCATTCCCATCAATCAATTCTGTGATGGTGTCGATGACTGTGACAACACCTCTGATGAAGATGCTGCTCGCTgtg CGACATCATGTGATGGACAGTTCGTGCTGAGGGGACCAAGAGGCTCGTTCAGGTCACACGACTCAGAGACGTATAATAGCAGCAGTATGTGTCGTTGGATTATCAG GGTTGATCCAGGACTTTCGGTTGAGATCAGTTTCCATCACtttgaaacagaagaaaactttgACACTGTGAAACTCTATGAAGGAGTTGGAGCCCTCAAAGTGCTCACAG TTGAGCTTTCAGGCTCCTCCCCTCCTGGGACTGTGTGGCTGCTGACCGAACAATCCACAGTGGAGTTTATCTCTGATGATATCAACAACTTGTCTGGCTTCAAGGCCACCTACAGTGCTGCCAACATGTCCAGCCTGACTA ACCACGAGAAGCTGACCTGCACCTTTGAGCCAGGCATGTGTTTCTGGAGGCAGTGGAGGGACCACGATGATGGAGAATGGATACGAACCAGCGGCTCCACGTTTCCTCCTCTCACCGGACCGAGCGCTGACCACACGCTGGGTAACAGCTCAG GTTTCTACATCGTCACACCTCCAAGTCCCGGCCAATGGACCAAGAGTTTCAGGATCTACAGTCTCCCCCTGACTCCATCCACGCAGCCCGTGTGTCTGAGCTTTTG GTACCACATGTTTGGGGAGGAAGTTCACCGCCTCAGaatcctgctgcttcctgctgtggTCTTCCAAAGAGATGGTAACTATGGTGACAGCTGGAACTACGGCCAGGTGACCCTCAACCTCACGACTGAGACCAAG gtGGTGTTTGAAGCTCTGAAGAATGAAGGATTGAGGAATGACATTGCTCTGGATGACATCACATTGACTTCTGGTAGCTGTGGTCCTGCCCCCCCTGAACCAACCAAAGTTCCACTTCCCACAACCATGGCCCCACTACCAG CTGACTGTGGAGGACCTTTTGAACTCTGGGAGCCGAACTCCACTTTAAGTTCACCAAACTACCCACATTCCTACGGAAACAAGGCTCAGT GTCTGTGGACTCTTCACACTGTGGAAGGTCTAAACATCCAGCTCCACTTCATGGACTTTGATGTTGAGGCAACTTTTGATGTCGTAGAAGTGCGGGATGGGGCAGGGCCTAACTCCACTTTATTGG ctgtTCTCACAGACAGTGGCCACGCCCGCGACCTCTTCTCAACAACCAGTCAAATGACAGTGTGGTTCTACACAGACGACTCTGGTCACGGTCGAGGATTCAGAGCGAACTTCACCTCTGGGGTCAACCTGGGGTCACCAG CTCCATGTGCTGCTGGACAGTTTCAATGTCGGACAGGAAATTGTATCCATGGTAACAGTCAGTGTGATGCTGTGATCGACTGCCCAGACGCCTCAGATGAAGCATACTGTG TTGTGTTGGAAGCAAACGGATCAAGACTTCAAGTTCAGCTGCACTCAGAACTGTTCACTGTGTGTGCCGACACCTGGACCAATCGACTGTCTGACTTCACCTGTCAGTACCTGGGACACAG GACAGGAATGGGCTTGCTGCTGCCAGCTCTGCCATCAGATTCACCGTTCACATCAATCAAAGTCACCAACAACGGCACCCTGGAAACCACTGTCAG tgaaaccTGTGACAACGTGATTTTATTGACTTGTAACGACCAAC CTTGTGGTCAAGTCTCTAATGTTGCACGAGTGAGGGACCCTAACCCTAGCCCTAACCCTGACCAATCAGAACAGAGGAAACCTGGTGAAG GTGAAGTCCGGGTGGTGGGCGGCACTGATGCTGTAAAGGGAGCGTGGCCCTGGATTGTGTCTCTTCAGTGGCGGGGCCGTCATGTGTGTGGAGCCTCACTGATTGGCCGTGACTGGCTGCTAACTGCTGCACATTGTGTCTATGG GAAGAACGTTCACCTCCAGTTCTGGTCTGCTGTCCTCGGCCTTCACGCTCACAGTGATATGAACTCTGAAGATGTCCAGACCCGCCTAGTAGATCACATTGTGATCAACAGAGAATACAACAGACGAAGCAAACAGGCTGACATTGCCATGATgcatctgcagcagccagtcaatTTCACCA AAAACATCCAGCCAGTCTGTCTACCAGCTGAAGGTCAGGACATCATGCCAGGCAGGAAGTGTTTCATTGCAGGGTGGGGACGAGTTGCTGAGCAGG GTTCTCTCCCTGACATTCTCCAGGAGGCTCAAGTCCCACTAATGGTTCAGGATCAGTGTCAGCGTCAGTTACCTGAGTACACCATCACATCCAGCATGTTGTGTGCAGGATACTCAGAGGGAGGGATCGACTCCTGTCAG GGAGACTCTGGGGGTCCACTGATGTGTCTGGATGATGGGCACTGGACTCAGATTG GTGTCATTTCCTTTGGTATTGGCTGTGCACGTCCTCAGAGACCCGGAGTCTATGCTAGAGTCTCCGCTTTCACATCCTGGATCATCCAGACTCGGCGTGCCACCTCACCTTCCCTCATCCTCTGA
- the csf1rb gene encoding macrophage colony-stimulating factor 1 receptor 2 has translation MLVHSLLLSIALSCCCCFANDVPAAPSILLNSVLQPKQAEVVLEAGSTFSLSCYGNKSIHWSSTAFRLHQDNLPNPVVVNSSVPRHTGTYRCRYSDQDLDHLETWIHLYVKDEADPNSVFVVPYGVLQAKQGQDFLFKCLLTDPSVRNLTLQAANRKQTLPKGMTVTLDPRTGALIQDLQTSFKGHYVCSGWKDGMQFRSKAVQLLVLPNCPPSLSVSQDEFVRLEGERFEVTCFTSNPSHLYYVTWTHLNIKTLNVSLSHHYVNDRLFINHTLTVPAVSLNHSGQYNCKATNEAGVAMGTTHLRVLQRPYLIIYLKPIQDANTNNKPTEIKGLFANVSNMPLEEHGEAGADIRSGSSDENTNVLNTKEADLIGASSENTTSSVTVQAYEGQDVKMTFVIEAYPPIRNQDWTTTTHTNNNNTVYQKSYTANGYRSEASLLLHRVRQEDRGRYSFHFSNLYFSGYRSVDLRIYGSTTAKVSWQNDTLICTSSGYPPPTILWYICPGVQDTCGNISTYLVANVTTQEEDVEEVIKHLPLSAGDDVTVECVAHNKMGESRDVFRPQPESFFTLPLIGALSAAAVLLLLLVVSYLWKRKPRYEIRWKIIESTDGNNYSFVDPVQLPYNQKWEFPRDKLRLGAVLGSGAFGKVVEATAYGLGREDNVTRVAVKMLKPSAHSEEREALMSELKILSHLGYHDNIVNLLGACTRGGPMLMITEYCSHGDLLNFLRAHAQDFMTSILTVDVVEEEVFYKNVAAQSSRLRSDSGISCCSEYQEMMTVLSPGQTQQGVQTDGLSVGDLVRFSYQVAQGLDFLSTRNCIHRDVAARNVLLTDHCVAKICDFGLARDICNDDSYIVQGNARLPVKWMAPESIFQCVYTVQSDVWSYGVLLWEIFSLGKSPYPNVAVDTNFYKMIKDGRHMAQPDFAPAEMYRLMTLCWSLEPTDRPTFKMIGQLVNRLFPSTSDSSTSNSQKRTYRNINEYREEEEEEEEEQRDGLGAVETLKREEQKELCDDEEEKEPMMKNIYQLS, from the exons ATGTTCCTGCTGCTCCATCAATCCTTCTGAACTCCGTACTCCAACCAAAACAAGCTGAGGTGGTTCTGGAAGCTGGCTCCACCTTCTCCCTCAGTTGCTATGGAAACAAGTCAATCCATTGGTCCAGTACCGCGTTTCGTCTTCACCAGGACAACCTACCAAACCCGGTGGTGGTCAACAGCTCAGTCCCTCGACACACTGGGACCTACCGCTGTAGGTACTctgaccaggacctggaccaccTGGAGACCTGGATCCACTTGTATGTCAAAG ATGAGGCCGACCCCAACAGTGTATTCGTCGTTCCTTATGGTGTCCTCCAGGCGAAACAAGGCCAGGACTTCCTCTTCAAGTGTCTGCTGACTGACCCATCTGTGAGAAACCTCACCCTCCAAGCAGCGAACAGGAAGCAGACCCTGCCCAAGGGCATGACTGTGACCCTGGACCCCCGGACAGGAGCCCTAATCCAGGACCTGCAGACATCATTCAAGGGACATTATGTCTGTTCGGGCTGGAAGGATGGGATGCAGTTTAGATCCAAAGCTGTCCAACTGTTGGTTTTACCCA ActgtcctccctccctttctgtctctcaggatGAATTTGTCCGTCTGGAAGGAGAAAGGTTTGAGGTCACTTGTTTCACAAGTAACCCATCTCACTTATACTATGTCACCTGGACACACCTGAATATAAAG acACTGAATGTGTCCTTAAGCCATCACTACGTAAACGACCGCTTGTTCATCAACCATACTCTGACTGTTCCTGCTGTTAGTCTGAACCACAGTGGACAATACAACTGTAAGGCCACGAACGAAGCTGGAGTTGCCATGGGAACAACACATCTCAGAGTTCTAC AACGGCCGTACCTGATCATCTATCTGAAACCAATACAGGATGCgaatacaaacaacaaacccACTGAGATCAAGGGCCTGTTTGCTAATGTGAGCAACATGCCATTGGAGGAGCATGGAGAAGCAGGCGCTGACATTCGCAGTGGCTCCTCGGATGAGAACACTAATGTGCTCAACACCAAAGAAGCAGATTTAATTGGTGCTAGCAGTGAGAACACCACCAGCAGTGTCACAGTGCAAGCGTATGAAGGCCAAGATGTGAAGATGACATTTGTGATAGAGGCATATCCTCCAATCAGGAACCAGGactggacaacaacaacacacactaacaacaacaacacagtgtACCAAAAGAGCTACACTGCTAATGGCTACAG GTCAGAGGCAAGCCTGCTGTTGCACCGTGTCCGTCAAGAGGATCGAGGTCGATACTCCTTTCACTTCTCAAACTTGTACTTCAGCGGTTACCGGAGTGTTGACCTCAGAATCTACG GTTCAACAACTGCTAAGGTCAGTTGGCAGAATGACACTCTGATCTGCACAAGCTCTGGATATCCACCACCCACAATCCTCTGGTACATCTGCCCAGGGGTCCAAGACAC GTGTGGAAACATCTCCACCTATCTGGTGGCTAATGTGACCACACAGGAGGAGGATGTAGAAGAGGTGATCAAACACCTCCCACTGTCAGCcggtgatgatgtcactgtggaATGTGTCGCCCACAATAAGATGGGAGAATCACGTGATGTCTTCAGACCGC AACCTGAGAGTTTTTTCActctgcctctgattggagCTCTGAGCGCTGCCGctgtcctcctgctgctgctggttgtcTCCTACCTGTGGAAACGG AAACCCAGATATGAGATTCGCTGGAAAATCATTGAGAGCACAGACGGAAACAACTACAGCTTTGTTGACCCTGTCCAGCTGCCATACAACCAGAAGTGGGAGTTCCCTCGAGACAAACTCCGCCTTG GTGCTGTTTTGGGCTCGGGGGCATTTGGGAAGGTCGTTGAGGCGACAGCATACGGATTGGGCAGGGAAGACAATGTCACCAGAGTGGCTGTCAAGATGCTCAAAC CAAGCGCTCACTCAGAGGAACGTGAAGCTCTGATGTCGGAGCTGAAGATCCTCAGTCATCTtggttaccatgacaacatTGTCAACTTGCTAGGAGCCTGCACTCGAGGAG GCCCTATGCTGATGATCACAGAGTACTGTAGCCATGGCGACCTCCTGAACTTCCTGCGGGCTCATGCTCAGGACTTCATGACGTCCATTTTGACTGTGGatgtggtggaggaggaggttttCTACAAGAACGTGGCTGCTCAGAGCAGCCGGCTTAGGAG TGACAGCGGGATCTCATGCTGTTCAGAGTATCAGGAGATGATGACAGTTCTGAGCCCAGGACAAACCCAGCAGG GTGTCCAGACAGATGGCCTATCTGTTGGTGACCTTGTGAGGTTTTCATACCAAGTGGCTCAAGGTCTGGACTTCCTGTCCACCAGAAAT TGTATTCACAGAGACGTGGCGGCGAGAAACGTCCTGCTGACTGATCATTGCGTTGCAAAGATCTGCGACTTTGGTTTGGCACGAGATATTTGCAATGATGACAGCTACATCGTTCAGGGAAAC gcTCGTCTGCCAGTGAAGTGGATGGCTCCAGAGAgcatttttcagtgtgtgtacacCGTCCAGAGCGACGTTTGGTCATATGGAGTCCTACTGTGGGAGATCTTTTCTCTGG GTAAGAGTCCATATCCAAATGTTGCTGTGGATACCAACTTCTACAAGATGATCAAAGATGGTCGCCACATGGCTCAGCCGGATTTTGCCCCAGCAGAGAT GTATCGGCTGATGACTCTCTGCTGGAGTCTGGAGCCAACGGACAGACCGACTTTCAAAATGATTGGACAGCTTGTCAACAGGCTCTTCCCCTCCACCAGTGACTCATCTACAAGTAACAGCCAAAAG CGGACGTACAGGAACATCAATGAgtacagagaggaagaagaagaggaggaggaggaacagcgGGATGGGCTTGGTGCAGTAGAAACCCTCaagagagaagagcagaaag AGCTCTGTGAcgatgaagaggagaaggagccTATGATGAAGAACATCTACCAGCTGTCTTGA